In the genome of Desulfovibrio sp. TomC, one region contains:
- a CDS encoding SH3 domain-containing protein, protein MNTIRGLFLLLGFSALLAISGCVVTAGPMVYVPPPACPEGYYYASGYGCIPLPAGVVVPADGVFAVVNTDGLSLRSCGSTKCAIINSLSAGEQVQVLGQEGGWTHVWAYTRGQDGWVSTRYLN, encoded by the coding sequence ATGAACACAATACGCGGGTTGTTTTTGTTGCTGGGATTTTCGGCGCTTCTAGCCATTTCCGGCTGTGTGGTGACTGCCGGTCCGATGGTCTACGTGCCGCCGCCGGCCTGCCCGGAAGGCTATTATTATGCCTCGGGCTATGGCTGTATCCCCTTGCCGGCCGGCGTCGTGGTCCCGGCGGACGGCGTCTTTGCCGTGGTTAATACCGACGGCCTGAGCCTGCGCTCATGCGGTTCCACCAAGTGCGCCATCATCAATTCGCTCAGTGCCGGCGAACAGGTGCAGGTCCTTGGCCAGGAAGGCGGCTGGACCCACGTCTGGGCCTACACCCGGGGCCAGGACGGCTGGGTTTCCACCCGATATCTCAATTAA